The following coding sequences lie in one Spirosoma sp. KUDC1026 genomic window:
- a CDS encoding DUF3298 and DUF4163 domain-containing protein has translation MKSVFSTLFIGSLCLLAACRQEHDKAPVLNRQEYTFTGEAHCDTATNEGVGVSVSYFLLSDTDAGAQRINDSLQRLATSTVVDWLDSTTIANNPGVRTDLKQAADLFAADYRAVMQEMRRLSGCWELETKSDTVYSSPKTLTARFETYAYTGGAHPNSNLFFYNFDRDSGRLLNLSELVTDTTALLGVVEKEFRKQQKLSAQTNLEEEGYFLRDGKFFLPTSVGLTRQGLSVYYNPYEIAAYAVGPIEVVVPYEQLNGILNKEWF, from the coding sequence ATGAAATCAGTTTTCTCGACTTTATTTATAGGTTCACTATGCTTATTGGCAGCCTGTCGGCAGGAGCATGACAAAGCGCCAGTGCTGAACCGCCAGGAATATACGTTTACCGGCGAAGCCCATTGCGATACCGCAACCAATGAAGGGGTAGGGGTGTCAGTCTCTTATTTTCTGCTAAGTGATACCGATGCCGGGGCGCAGCGAATCAACGACAGTCTGCAGCGGCTGGCTACCAGCACAGTGGTCGACTGGCTGGACAGTACAACCATTGCCAACAACCCTGGTGTGCGTACCGATCTGAAACAGGCAGCTGATCTATTTGCAGCCGACTACCGGGCGGTGATGCAGGAAATGCGTCGGCTGAGCGGTTGCTGGGAGCTGGAAACCAAGTCCGATACGGTATACAGCTCGCCGAAAACGCTGACGGCCCGCTTCGAGACCTATGCCTATACGGGTGGGGCGCATCCGAACTCAAATCTATTCTTCTACAACTTCGACCGTGACTCCGGACGCCTGCTGAACCTGAGCGAACTCGTGACCGACACGACGGCGTTGCTGGGCGTTGTCGAGAAGGAGTTTCGAAAGCAGCAGAAGCTTTCGGCCCAGACCAACCTGGAAGAGGAGGGATATTTCCTGCGAGACGGCAAGTTTTTTCTGCCAACCAGCGTCGGCCTGACGCGCCAGGGTTTGTCTGTCTACTATAATCCGTACGAAATTGCCGCTTATGCCGTGGGTCCTATCGAGGTGGTTGTGCCTTATGAGCAGCTTAACGGCATTTTGAATAAGGAGTGGTTTTAG
- a CDS encoding sensor histidine kinase yields the protein MAKQKIYWFCQLFGWTLLILVEYLAYLLEYGFDADTFYLALANIFLGITLTHLYRLMIKRWRWVQLPFVQLAPRVLFSVFVLAIIMTMINMPVDWRIVPDKFVEEPWPVIGYILSWGKTMLAWVLSYTVYNYLEQNRNAEIEKILLKTSIRETEAKVLRSQLNPHFVFNALNSIRALVYENPTKAQQGITQLSNLLRNSLLADRRKTVELREEVKTVEDYLALEKVRYEDRLRSEIDLDGRTLYWQVPPMMLQTLVENAIKHGVSKAVGGGFVAVQSSIDADKLRIVIRNTGTLGDKGASGGFGLANTAQRLELLYGPEARFTIEQEDEGENGEPVVCAEIIIPAQSESLFRRRSSADLLTDQH from the coding sequence ATTGCCAAACAGAAAATATATTGGTTTTGTCAGCTGTTTGGCTGGACGCTTCTCATCCTGGTGGAGTATCTGGCTTACCTGCTGGAGTATGGCTTTGATGCAGACACGTTCTATCTCGCGCTGGCCAATATCTTCCTGGGAATTACATTAACGCACCTCTACCGGCTGATGATCAAGCGGTGGCGCTGGGTGCAGCTTCCGTTTGTGCAGCTGGCCCCGCGGGTGCTGTTTTCGGTCTTTGTGCTGGCGATCATCATGACGATGATCAACATGCCGGTCGACTGGCGGATTGTGCCCGACAAGTTTGTGGAGGAGCCCTGGCCGGTGATTGGCTACATCCTGAGCTGGGGTAAGACCATGCTGGCCTGGGTATTGAGCTATACGGTGTATAACTACCTGGAACAAAACCGGAACGCCGAAATTGAGAAAATCCTGCTCAAGACCAGTATCCGCGAAACGGAAGCCAAAGTGCTACGTTCTCAGCTGAATCCCCACTTCGTTTTTAACGCCCTCAACAGCATTCGGGCACTGGTCTACGAAAACCCAACCAAAGCCCAGCAGGGCATTACACAATTATCTAATCTGTTACGTAATTCGCTGCTGGCCGATCGCCGGAAAACCGTTGAACTACGTGAAGAAGTAAAAACCGTTGAGGATTACCTCGCACTGGAGAAAGTACGGTACGAAGACCGACTACGATCTGAGATAGACCTGGATGGCCGGACGCTGTACTGGCAGGTACCCCCCATGATGTTACAAACACTGGTCGAAAATGCGATCAAACATGGCGTATCGAAAGCCGTGGGTGGGGGCTTTGTAGCCGTGCAGTCATCCATCGATGCCGACAAGCTACGCATCGTGATCCGGAATACCGGTACGCTGGGTGACAAAGGGGCGTCGGGTGGGTTTGGTCTGGCGAATACAGCCCAGCGGCTCGAACTGCTTTACGGACCCGAAGCTCGGTTTACTATTGAGCAGGAAGACGAAGGCGAGAACGGTGAACCTGTGGTCTGTGCGGAAATTATTATTCCAGCACAGTCCGAGAGCCTGTTCCGGCGTCGTTCCAGCGCCGACCTGCTGACCGATCAGCACTAA
- a CDS encoding histidine phosphatase family protein — translation MMQKTIYLIRHGETDYNRRGIVQGSGVDADLNDMGRAQAMAFFQAYQHVPFQKIYTSALKRTVQTVEPFIELGIPYEQLPGLNEISWGVMEGKVPGNMDNAYYQALMEAWSSGNTALPTDNGESPDQVMARQKPAIEHILSHTDEEPILIAMHGRAIRILLSWMVKRSLSAMDEFEHSNVCLYKLRYDYDTQEFTIELANDTSHLLSLAMA, via the coding sequence TTGATGCAAAAAACAATTTACTTGATTCGCCACGGCGAAACCGACTATAATCGGCGGGGTATCGTGCAGGGGAGTGGGGTTGACGCTGATCTGAATGATATGGGGCGGGCGCAGGCTATGGCCTTTTTTCAGGCCTATCAGCACGTTCCGTTCCAGAAAATATACACGTCGGCACTGAAACGTACCGTTCAGACCGTCGAGCCGTTTATCGAGTTGGGGATTCCGTACGAGCAGTTGCCGGGGCTGAATGAAATCAGCTGGGGGGTTATGGAAGGCAAGGTGCCGGGCAACATGGACAACGCCTATTACCAGGCGCTCATGGAAGCCTGGTCGTCGGGAAACACCGCCCTGCCCACCGACAATGGCGAAAGCCCCGACCAGGTGATGGCCCGTCAGAAACCCGCCATCGAACACATTCTGTCGCATACCGACGAGGAGCCAATCCTGATTGCCATGCACGGCCGCGCGATCCGAATCCTGCTTTCCTGGATGGTGAAGCGTTCGTTGTCGGCGATGGATGAGTTTGAACACAGCAACGTCTGCCTCTACAAACTCCGCTACGATTACGACACTCAGGAGTTTACCATCGAACTCGCCAACGATACGTCGCATCTGCTGTCATTGGCGATGGCTTGA
- a CDS encoding LytR/AlgR family response regulator transcription factor, translated as MKTLIIDDERLARNELRRLLENFPKIQIIGEAANADEALPMIEDLDPDLLFLDIQMPGKNGFELLQSIEGKAPEVIFTTAYDEYAIKAFEFNALDYLLKPVELARLSEAIHRVEEEHAAPETAGPSTGGTAKVLGENDQVFVKDGEKCWFVKLGKVRLFESMGNYVRLYFDDQKPLVLKSLNALEDRLDPATFFRANRKHIINLQWIEKIEPWFSGGLLVTLRGGDKIEISRRQAIRFKDLLSL; from the coding sequence ATGAAAACCCTCATCATTGACGACGAACGGCTGGCGCGGAACGAGCTGCGCCGGTTGCTCGAAAACTTCCCTAAAATTCAGATCATCGGCGAAGCTGCCAACGCCGACGAAGCCCTGCCCATGATCGAAGACCTGGATCCTGATCTATTGTTTCTGGATATTCAGATGCCGGGTAAAAATGGGTTCGAACTGTTGCAGTCGATTGAAGGAAAGGCACCCGAGGTCATTTTTACCACGGCTTACGATGAGTATGCTATCAAAGCCTTTGAGTTCAACGCGCTGGATTACCTGCTGAAACCCGTTGAACTGGCCCGTTTGTCGGAGGCCATTCACCGGGTTGAAGAAGAACATGCTGCTCCGGAAACAGCCGGCCCGTCGACGGGAGGAACGGCGAAAGTACTGGGTGAAAACGACCAGGTGTTCGTGAAAGACGGCGAAAAATGCTGGTTTGTCAAACTGGGAAAAGTTCGCCTGTTCGAGTCGATGGGCAACTACGTCCGGCTGTATTTCGATGATCAGAAGCCACTCGTGCTGAAATCGCTGAACGCGCTCGAAGACCGGCTCGACCCGGCTACGTTCTTTCGGGCGAATCGTAAACATATTATCAACCTGCAGTGGATTGAAAAAATAGAACCCTGGTTTAGTGGTGGTTTACTCGTTACGTTGCGCGGGGGCGATAAAATCGAAATAAGTCGTCGGCAAGCCATTCGCTTTAAAGATTTGTTAAGTTTGTAA